A single window of Botrytis cinerea B05.10 chromosome 15, complete sequence DNA harbors:
- the BcmfsM2 gene encoding BcmfsM2 produces MSDPISEKLAETSAASAKSLNVPPNQTGISSEMASISEIDQEKAQVKQTEDASPVRDITGWRWALVVAAILSSTFLFALDNTIVADVQADIVVTFNDVSKLSWLSVGFLIGAASTNLVWGKIFGQFNAKWTYIISIIIFEAGSALCGGAPNMPALIVGRALCGFGGSGAYVGVMTLLAASTTIHERPLYIGGTGMTWGLGTVIGPIIGGAFVDSSAGWRWAFYINLCIGAACAPVYLFLLPNYDPRPGVPLLHRAKEVDYLGGILIIGAFVSGVMAVSFGGVTYPWNSGKIIGLFVCSGILFIIFGLQQVFTIFTTTSRRIFPIEFLKSRTMLILFAMTSAGGTAIFIPIYMIPIFFQFTRNDSALEAGVRLLPFILLMIFAVISNGAILSAYGYYMPWYTAGGVLVLIGGSLMFADVTPETSIAKIYGFTILIGFGVGLFAQASFSVAQAVVAEELVSSAVGFITCAQVGGVTIALAIANSVFLNGSQEKIQAILPDLPAAEIQQAIAGAGSEFVKNLTEIQQKEVIQAIVESMSKTYAMVITAGALAVVLSLLMKREKLFMSAAMGGA; encoded by the exons ATGTCGGATCCTATATCAGAGAAACTTGCAGAAACTTCTGCTGCTTCAGCGAAATCTCTAAATGTTCCACCCAACCAAACGGGCATCTCCTCTGAAATGGCATCCATCTCGGAGATTGATCAGGAGAAAGCACAAGTCAAGCAAACTGAGGATGCTTCCCCAGTACGAGATATTACAGGTTGGAGATGGGCTTTGGTGGTTGCTGCAATACTCTCCTCTACTTTTCTCTTCGCCCTCGATAACACCATCGTGGCAGATGTCCAAGCTGATATCGTCGTTACCTTCAATGATGTTAGTAAGCTTTCTTGGCTTAGTGTGGGCTTCCTCATTGGCGCAGCCAGTACAAACTTAGTATGGGGAAAGATCTTCGGTCAGTTTAATGCGAAATGGACATATATCATTTCGATCATTATCTTCGAGGCTGGCTCCGCGTTGTGCGGTGGTGCTCCCAATATGCCTGCTTTAATTGTTGGACGGGCACTCTGTGGGTTCGGTGGTAGCGGTGCGTATGTGGGTGTCATGACACTGCTCGCTGCTTCTACAACTATTCACGAGAGACCACTTTATATTGGAGGTACTGGAATGACTTGGGGTTTAGGCACTGTAATTGGTCCGATTATTGGAG GTGCATTCGTAGATTCCTCTGCAGGATGGCGTTGGGCTTTTTATATCAACCTTTGCATTGGCGCAGCTTGCGCTCCCGTCTATCTATTTCTCCTTCCAAACTATGATCCTCGCCCTGGTGTTCCACTCCTCCATCGCGCAAAAGAGGTTGATTACCTCGGTGGCATACTTATCATTGGAGCCTTCGTCTCTGGTGTCATGGCTGTCTCATTCGGTGGTGTAACTTATCCCTGGAACTCTGGAAAGATCATCGGGTTGTTCGTATGCTCGGGTATCTTGTTCATCATCTTCGGCCTCCAACAAGTCTTTACTATCTTTACCACGACCAGCCGCAGAATCTTCCCTATCGAATTTTTAAAGAGCAGAACAATGCTTATTCTTTTCGCTATGACATCTGCCGGAGGAACCGCCATCTTCATTCCTATCTATATGattccaatcttcttccaatttaCCCGTAACGATTCAGCTCTCGAAGCAGGCGTCCGTCTGCTGCCATTCATCCTCCTGATGATCTTCGCCGTCATATCAAACGGTGCAATCCTTTCCGCATACGGTTACTACATGCCATGGTACACCGCAGGCGGAGTCCTCGTCCTCATCGGCGGATCTCTCATGTTCGCCGACGTCACCCCCGAAACCTCTATCGCCAAAATCTACGGCTTCACCATCCTTATCGGATTCGGCGTCGGTCTATTTGCTCAAGCCTCCTTCTCCGTTGCCCAAGCCGTTGTTGCCGAAGAACTCGTCTCTTCGGCCGTCGGCTTCATCACCTGCGCACAAGTAGGTGGTGTAACCATCGCTCTCGCAATTGCCAATTCCGTCTTCCTGAATGGAAGTCAGGAGAAAATCCAAGCTATTCTGCCAGATTTACCAGCTGCGGAAATTCAGCAGGCGATTGCAGGGGCGGGTAGTGAATTTGTGAAGAATTTGACAGAGATACAGCAAAAGGAGGTCATTCAGGCGATTGTAGAGAGTATGAGTAAGACTTATGCTATGGTTATCACGGCGGGAGCGTTGGCTGTGGTGTTGagtttgttgatgaagagggaaaagCTTTTTATGAGTGCAGCTATGGGTGGTGCTTAG
- the Bcrim15 gene encoding Bcrim15, giving the protein MEGEQNQAMLAPPAVSHLRAEAGMMERSLSADIREEREDLRQAAEETLNVIMDLSMDGTINWVSPSWSDVIGTTLDSVQGKPIADILIGDNDKSVFTDTLEEMKKDDSRSYIIRFAIELGPASRLLPLENLECVKEGEGEGAAMSQPGPATIDLEGQGIMVHDRGSEAGSHTMWMIRPWIAPREIQIDLAPVIVESLGTGAQVLAKYLTTVAENGLEDPENHAPPLPLLCRICERQIPPWWFEKHTELCLQEHKAEMEVQMCQDNLTEHRHAIVRVLDALEARQARPSAGEQPVMPTPPQAEYKGLPIGANSTTSSGTASPGTPTSGRSRSRSTSGLGHVRGRSFAQRRPHARIVELLLDLCDTAMEINTPAIKEPSPQAPGEFRTQSPQSESRISQVMQWQSPSLNAVDQEGLSMLCADSEAVARAKVEAVIRHRRIIEYSERIRMEFSAIVQDCIDEAINKAARIAAGQLSDSTEEPEETTPANEEGFFAGSFDGPHGPSSLAAALRAAEVGTGTVHEGRQLSSAAISSTRSSSPKECPTPRSHQGALSSILGQSREARRESIFFESDTGAESDGSVRSSSVMGRPPRTESPVSEFGDLRRHASSRQQNRRSMVLATGTLSPRRQESPVRMPPPSSPLRISKPRILPIAHEGIVSPTASPMLPGSEFSSPALVPSHHRRQSSAAGSDPRPPPSPRLNSVSAPQARAVPPSIKDFEIIKPISKGAFGSVYLSKKKSTGDYYAIKVLKKADMVAKNQVTNVKAERAIMMWQGESDFVAKLYWTFSSKDYLYLVMEYLNGGDCASLIKVLGGLSEDWAKKYLGEVILGVEHLHSRGIVHRDLKPDNLLIDQKGHLKLTDFGLSRMGLIGRQKRVLSSVANESAPDLLKQGPFARATSMSSSRASSFDYQGHHSPGSTPQMTPDVAGSSGTPSYFNLSRENTINKDARRKSGHRSDSGGSDALTSMFNQFSLNESQNQQALNQRRSPIEELSENEVTGSPDLCLQPITSHSSDARHSTPPQTSTGMMPPPMALFDPDDSNRRFVGTPDYLAPETVNGLGQDEVSDWWSVGCIMFEFIYGYPPFHAGTPDEVFENILARRISWPDEGDYDVSDEAKDLMNKLLCSDPQKRLGANKEEKFPTGGDEIRSHPWFEGTQWDKLLEDDAQFVPAPENPEDTEYFDARGATLQSFAEEMEDQASTQHPTPGAEYPERPHDALSRVRSQVNNVKRGLMPLHIPPHVRDMKSRRLSEPVVADDFGNFTFKNLPVLEKANKDVIQKLRQEAMSATSKPVVSPGGANNVVTSPAALDGSPVLPMPMPIQRTLSNAKATARPSSPSGFSQADASPSRASQPSSPLLVSFIAGQNNEARRKTSSNSSSLSQQSSNNLAPPASFMDGPRTSPGLHKSTSSAASSPIKIRGSAPPPLSLSSPAKPPATPRQGSGNSSSSRARSQTVGSQEGSPLPGEFLSHRKRRSQVFDMSPSSSDNEGEKANALLRVQRRRQSSRRMSQITLSDGPAFRPLDVLICEDHPVSRMVMEKLLEKLRCRTVTVSNGADALRYAVSDIKFDIIMMEFKLPQLNGADVARMIRETKNANSQTPIVAITGYLKELQAPHQFDALIEKPPTASKLTEVLCRLCQWKEPISSLNFSPAYPPPSGLRQESLRLEDSPTSASSGFAHMPAGSFRGSSREDSISSSLFEDTEAFPTDDLPVVINRRPTGDWDETGLGISNEVDMIEDNELPKLPPPNLLPSSPSPMRLEHRRNLSRQRSSEKMKAKREILEKNRHECAESGDDEDEVLGDVAVREKTSPKATTSPKTHRGSKLGTEMMRTNSRGSVVSGTELLNSDSIDPPPTVTEEAITSSPISEMPLASEISEATSTPPGKFQGPGDKEVDLFKTPKQSQSQFSFIDEEYTPRPTSKSSQTVVDGDFLPTPRPTSKSSQTVVDGDFFPTPRPTSKSSNTGENDDYLNVGKSLKRDR; this is encoded by the exons ATGGAGGGAGAGCAGAATCAGGCAATGTTAGCACCACCCGCTGTATCGCATCTGCGTGCAGAGGCCGGTATGATGGAACGATCACTCAGTGCGGATATtcgagaagagagggaagatcTCCGACAAGCAGCAGAAGAAACTCTCAATGTCATCATGGATCTCAGTATGGATGGCACAATAAATTGGGTCAGCCCCTCATGGTCAGATGTCATTGGTACAACTTTGGATTCTGTTCAAGGGAAACCAATTGCGGACATTTTGATTGGAGACAACGACAAGAGTGTATTCACAGATACTCtggaggaaatgaagaagGACGATTCTCGCAGTTACATTATAAGGTTCGCCATTGAGTTGGGTCCGGCTTCAAGATTATTACCGCTGGAAAATCTAGAGTGTGTCAAAGAAGGGGAAGGCGAAGGTGCAGCAATGTCGCAACCGGGACCTGCTACAATTGATCTGGAGGGACAGGGTATCATGGTGCACGATCGAGGATCCGAAGCAGGCAGTCAT ACTATGTGGATGATTAGACCTTGGATAGCGCCacgagaaattcaaatagaCCTTGCCCCTGTTATAGTCGAATCTCTAGGTACCGGAGCACAAGTTCTTGCGAAATATCTTACTACCGTTGCAGAAAATGGTCTGGAGGATCCAGAAAATCATGCCCCGCCATTACCACTTCTTTGCCGAATCTGCGAACGTCAAATCCCTCCTTGGTGGTTCGAAAAACATACCGAGTTGTGTCTCCAAGAACATAAAGCTGAGATGGAAGTACAAATGTGTCAGGACAATTTGACGGAACATCGTCATGCCATCGTTAGAGTTTTGGATGCGTTGGAAGCTCGTCAAGCTCGGCCGAGTGCGGGAGAACAACCTGTGATGCCGACTCCACCTCAGGCTGAATACAAAGGATTACCGATTGGTGCCAACTCAACTACGTCTTCCGGTACAGCTTCTCCAGGGACACCCACATCGGGTAGATCTCGGTCAAGGTCTACATCAGGATTAGGTCACGTAAGAGGACGATCTTTCGCTCAAAGGCGACCTCATGCTCGAATTGTAGAATTATTACTGGACCTTTGTGATACAGCCATGGAAATCAACACACCCGCGATTAAAGAGCCATCCCCTCAAGCTCCCGGAGAGTTTCGCACACAATCTCCTCAATCGGAATCCCGCATATCTCAAGTTATGCAATGGCAATCACCAAGTTTGAATGCTGTAGATCAAGAAGGCCTATCGATGCTATGTGCGGATAGCGAAGCCGTTGCACGAGCAAAGGTTGAAGCTGTCATTCGTCATCGAAGAATTATCGAATATTCAGAACGCATCCGTATGGAATTTTCGGCAATTGTACAGGATTGTATAGATGAGGCTATCAACAAAGCTGCCCGAATTGCAGCTGGTCAACTAAGTGATTCGACAGAGGAGCCTGAAGAAACAACACCAGCTAATGAAGAGGGGTTTTTTGCAGGTTCGTTCGACGGACCACATGGACCATCATCGCTGGCGGCAGCACTTCGAGCTGCTGAAGTTGGGACGGGCACGGTACATGAAGGTCGGCAATTATCATCTGCTGCCATTTCTTCTACTAGATCCAGTAGTCCTAAAGAATGTCCAACCCCTCGTTCACACCAGGGCGCTTTGAGTAGCATACTAGGACAATCCCgagaagcaagaagagaaTCAATCTTTTTCGAGAGTGACACGGGTGCGGAAAGTGATGGTAGTGTCAGATCATCATCGGTCATGGGGCGTCCGCCAAGAACAGAATCTCCAGTTTCAGAGTTCGGAGATCTTCGTCGACATGCAAGTTCACGACAGCAAAACAGGCGAAGTATGGTTCTCGCTACTGGTACACTTTCACCCCGAAGACAAGAGTCTCCCGTTCGGATGCCACCTCCATCATCCCCATTGAGAATTTCCAAACCCCGCATTCTGCCGATCGCCCACGAGGGTATTGTTTCTCCAACTGCATCGCCGATGCTTCCCGGAAGCGAGTTCAGCTCGCCCGCATTAGTTCCGTCACACCATCGACGTCAGTCCTCGGCTGCTGGATCAGACCCACGCCCACCACCATCGCCCCGATTAAATTCTGTTAGTGCCCCCCAAGCACGTGCCGTACCACCATCGATCAAGGATTTCGAGATCATCAAACCTATCAGCAAGGGAGCCTTTGGTAGTGTTTACTtatcgaagaagaagtcaaCTGGTGATTACTATGCTATCAAGGTACTTAAAAAGGCCGACATGGTTGCCAAGAATCAAGTCACGAATGTTAAGGCTGAACGTGCTATTATGATGTGGCAAGGTGAGAGTGATTTTGTCGCGAAGCTCTATTGGACATTTTCAAGTAAAGACTATCTATACCTAGTGATGGAATATCTTAATGGTGGCGATTGTGCATCTCTCATTAAAGTTCTCGGAGGTCTTTCGGAGGATTGGGCAAAGAAATACCTTGGCGAGGTAATCCTTGGGGTTGAACATCTTCACAGTCGTGGCATTGTACATCGTGATTTGAAGCCTGACAATCTTCTCATTGATCAAAAGGGTCATCTTAAATTGACCGATTTTGGTCTATCGAGGATGGGTTTGATTGGACGTCAAAAGCGTGTATTAAGCAGCGTAGCGAATGAGTCTGCACCAGATCTGCTAAAGCAAGGCCCTTTTGCTCGAGCGACTTCAATGAGTTCTTCTCGTGCTTCGTCATTCGATTACCAGGGCCATCATTCACCCGGCTCAACACCTCAGATGACCCCAGATGTTGCAGGTAGCTCAGGAACACCCTCGTACTTCAATTTGAGTCGTGAAAATACTATCAACAAGGATGCGCGACGAAAGTCTGGCCATCGGAGTGATAGTGGCGGCAGTGATGCATTGACTTCTATGTTCAACCAATTTTCTTTGAACGAGTCCCAGAATCAGCAAGCGCTCAACCAAAGGAGATCACctattgaagaattgagtgaaAATGAGGTTACTGGATCACCAGACTTGTGCCTTCAACCGATCACTAGTCACAGTTCTGATGCTAGGCACAGTACACCACCACAAACTAGCACAGGTATGATGCCACCTCCAATGGCTCTTTTCGATCCTGATGATAGTAATCGTCGATTTGTTGGTACACCTGACTATCTTGCTCCCGAAACGGTAAATGGCCTTGGTCAAGATGAAGTAAGTGACTGGTGGTCTGTAGGATGTATCATGTTTGAATTCATCTATGGCTATCCACCATTCCATGCTGGCACACCGGATGAAGTTTTCGAAAACATTCTGGCTCGCCGAATTTCATGGCCGGATGAAGGTGACTACGATGTCTCAGATGAGGCTAAGGATCTTATGAATAAGCTTCTATGTTCAGACCCTCAAAAACGGCTTGGGGCCaacaaagaagagaagtttCCTACTGGAGGCGATGAAATCCGAAGCCATCCTTGGTTTGAAGGCACTCAGTGGGACAAATTACTTGAAGACGATGCACAATTTGTTCCCGCACCCGAGAATCCTGAGGATACCGAGTATTTTGATGCGAGAGGAGCCACTTTGCAATCTTTCGcggaagagatggaagatcaAGCATCTACTCAGCATCCGACACCTGGTGCCGAATATCCTGAACGCCCTCATGATGCTTTATCTCGAGTTCGGAGTCAAGTCAATAACGTCAAACGAGGTTTAATGCCATTGCACATTCCACCTCACGTCCGAGATATGAAGAGCAGGCGACTGAGCGAGCCTGTAGTAGCAGATGACTTTGGCAATTTTACTTTCAAAAACTTACCAGTTCTAGAAAAGGCAAACAAAGACGTCATACAGAAATTACGACAGGAAGCCATGTCGGCCACAAGCAAGCCAGTCGTCAGTCCTGGTGGTGCTAACAATGTAGTCACATCCCCCGCTGCGTTGGATGGAAGCCCTGTattgccaatgccaatgccaattcAAAGAACCTTGTCAAATGCTAAAGCTACTGCTCGGCCTTCGTCTCCTTCTGGATTCAGTCAAGCTGATGCTTCTCCAAGTAGGGCCTCACAACCTTCATCACCTTTACTTGTCTCATTTATTGCAGGTCAGAATAATGAAGCTAGACGTAAAACTTCAAGCAATTCCTCAAGCTTATCACAGCAATCGAGCAACAATCTTGCACCACCTGCTAGTTTTATGGATGGGCCTAGAACATCGCCTGGGCTTCATAAGAGTACTAGCTCTGCCGCTTCATCGCCTATCAAGATACGTGGGTCTGCACCTCCACCACTTTCATTATCATCGCCAGCAAAACCGCCTGCCACTCCCCGACAAGGTAGTGgtaattcttcatcatctagAGCTCGCTCCCAAACAGTTGGATCACAAGAAGGAAGTCCTTTACCAGGCGAATTCTTATCCCATCGCAAGCGACGAAGTCAAGTATTCGATATGTCACCTTCCTCTTCGGACAATGAAGGGGAAAAGGCCAATGCATTACTTCGTGTCCAACGTCGCCGTCAAAGCTCGAGACGGATGTCCCAGATTACCTTATCTGATGGCCCTGCTTTTAGACCTTTGGATGTGCTTATTTGTGAAGATCACCCAGTATCACGAATGGTTATGGAGAAATTGCTGGAGAAATTACGTTGTCGCACAGTGACAGTCTCAAATGGTGCTGATGCATTGAGATATGCTGTTAGCGATATTAAATTCGATATTATTATGATGGAATTCAAATTACCTCAACTCAATGGTGCAGATGTGGCTCGAATGATTCGCGAAACCAAGAACGCCAATTCTCAAACTCCAATAGTTGCCATCACTGGATACCTTAAAGAACTTCAAGCACCTCATCAATTCGACGCTTTAATCGAGAAGCCACCGACCGCGTCGAAGCTCACCGAAGTTCTTTGTAGATTATGTCAATGGAAAGAGCCTATATCAAGTTTGAACTTCTCTCCGGCATATCCTCCACCGTCTGGTCTACGCCAGGAGAGTTTGCGTCTTGAAGACAGCCCTACTTCTGCTTCGTCTGGTTTTGCACATATGCCAGCTGGTAGTTTCAGAGGTTCAAGTCGCGAAGATTCCATCAGTTCAAGTCTTTTTGAGGATACCGAAGCCTTTCCAACTGATGATCTTCCTGTTGTCATCAATAGGAGACCTACAGGCGATTGGGACGAGACTGGACTTGGTATCAGTAACGAAGTTGACATGATTGAAGATAATGAATTACCTAAACTTCCGCCACCCAACCTTCTTCCAAGTAGCCCTTCTCCAATGCGATTAGAACACCGCCGAAATCTTTCTCGCCAACGATCATCCGAAAAAATGAAGGCGAAACGGGAAATTCTGGAGAAGAACCGCCATGAATGTGCAGAATCTGgtgatgacgaggatgaagTTTTGGGTGATGTAGCTGTGCGGGAAAAGACCAGTCCAAAGGCTACCACTTCGCCAAAAACACATCGTGGTTCTAAGCTCGGTACAGAAATGATGCGCACGAACAGTCGCGGTAGTGTTGTGTCTGGGACAGAATTGTTGAATTCTGACTCAATTGACCCACCGCCTACCGTCACTGAAGAGGCGATTACTTCATCGCCAATATCAGAAATGCCTCTAGCATCGGAGATCTCTGAGGCTACTTCAACGCCTCCAGGAAAATTTCAAGGCCCCGGCGATAAAGAGGTTGATTTATTCAAAACGCCAAAACAATCACAGTCACAATTCTCATTCATAGATGAAGAGTATACTCCCCGGCCTACTTCAAAGTCATCACAAACAGTTGTCGATGGTGATTTTCTTCCTACACCTCGGCCTACTTCAAAGTCATCACAAACAGTTGTTGATGGTGATTTTTTTCCTACGCCTCGACCTACTTCAAAGTCTTCGAACACGGGTGAAAACGATGATTATCTTAATGTGGGTAAAAGTTTAAAGAGAGATCGGTAA